The following nucleotide sequence is from Lycium ferocissimum isolate CSIRO_LF1 unplaced genomic scaffold, AGI_CSIRO_Lferr_CH_V1 ctg20715, whole genome shotgun sequence.
TTTATCATGTATTCCCCTACATTTTTCTCATTCCGTTGTTATagatgccttgcatactcagtacattgctcatCAACGTCCTttctttatggacgctgcgttcatacccgcaggtagatagggagatggTCCGGATACATAAGAGCTTTGTCAACGGCTATACAAGAgtactccactactccggagttgccgtctattggtatattctttttagtacatatttggggcatggcggggtcctgtcccgtccttttgATTACAATATCTCAGTTAGAGACTCGTAGATAAAAatgtgtgggtagtaggtgTTATGTTGTCTTATCAGTGTACATACTGTACATAATTTTTATAGCCTTGTGGGCTTGTGTATACAAGTATATACGTTTGGGAAGACATTTTATGTTCGGTTCATAGTAAGTACTACCTTGTAGATTATGATTGTACAGATTGAGCAGGATAGTTAGCATGATAAGGGGGTGCTTGGTagtcagctctgggtacccgtcatagccctctagttgggttgtgacagtgataatgaaatcatggaataGAAAAGGagatagaaggacttaccacaaaGATTTTCCCCCATTAATtaccttgaaatgctcccaataactcagtttttggaatagtaataaatgagggacttatagcttttaacacttcatttattgAAATTAACTGTCCGTCACCCGCTTCCGCGACCAGTGGACCCCTTTATCGGCACCGCTTCGGTGATCCCACGACCGCTCCAGTGGTCATGCCCAATCTCACGGGGCGCTTCGGTGGCGGGGGTGACCCTTCTGATGGTGCGTTGCCCGCGTCTTCTGGTGCCTCCAAAGCgagcaccagacaccagaaaatcaAAAGTTTTCAGACTCTCAACCCGAATTTTTGATTATCTCCCGAggtcatctgctcacataccaaatATGCAGTTATACATAAAAACAGGCTGCGTACgtactcgtggcctcgaaattccaaACAAAGGTCTCATTGATCGaatcaacccccgatacctcaacgtcaccttcccaacccaagtctcgaaatgcacccgagtgcatggGGAACCGAACCATATAAAcaaacaagttctaaaagaccatccagacctctcgaaatcgatgaatttttaaaacaggtctgtttacccaaaaatcaactttgagtcaactcttttttgcttaaagcgtaattttcacaaaaagtcacccaaatcaaatccaaaCACGTCGAAAAGTGTGTCAACGGCCCCCTcgggtcaaatatgagctaaacaAACTCGGTGAAGGGTCAAAAGTTCCAGAAAGACAATAACAACCAAGCGgctcgttacatcagataccaattaaaccattgCTAGTCCTCGAGGGACGAGGGAAAGTAATAGAGAAGTACACAAACAACGAACAACTAAGGATATCGGCTATGCATATCgaactcagtctcccaagtggccTCTTCAATGGGACGATGCTTCCATTTCACCTTCAAAGAAGgaatctccttagacctcaatttttgaacctgcctatccaaaattACAATTGGCacctcctcataggtcaaattctcatcaagcaatattgaGTCACAATGACAAATATAAGTACCATCGGCATGGTGCTTCTTCAGCATAGATATATAGAAAGCTTGATTGACTCCtgccaagcctggcggcaaggccaactcataagtAACATTTCCCACACGGTCAAtaatctcaaatggcccaatatacctcggactcaACTTGCCTCTCTTCCCAAGCCTGATAACactcttcatgggtgaaatcttcaatagaacctgatcaACAACGGTAAACTCTaaatcttgaatttttcaatctgcatacatcttctgtcgactctgagctaccAAAAGCTTAGCCTGAATGACCCTCACCTTCTCAAGAGACTATCTCAATAGATccgtaccccaaggtcgaaccttAAATGCATCAAATCAACcaaccggagatctacatctcctatcATACAAAGCCACAAAAGGTGCCATGTCGATGCTAGAGttataactgttattatatgcaatcTCTGCCAACAGCAAGAATTGATCCCAATAACCACTAAAGTCTATAGCGCAaactctcaacatatcctcgagctcTTGAATCGTCCACTCAGACTGTCCATCAGTCTGGGGGTAgaaagctgtactaagatccaatcgggtacccaactcattgttatagcccgtatttcgccCGTTTGGATATTGCGAGGTGGTCGCGAAAAGTTAAGGAAGTGACTATCTTTCAAATTATTGTAATGTGTaagtgggttatgaatattggttacaaatattattagtatggaaatatcgaGAATGACTAAgggcgaaatggtaatattgaggaaagtcgaggggcaaaacgggaattttacaaaaggTGTTCAAGAAGGTTCTTGGAGGGCTAAAGtgttcaaaataaaaataaaaagggggggggggcaagTTGGCCGtccaagtgtgtgtgtgtggctatgtgggccccactttttATGGTCATGTGATCATGTACATGGACCAAGGCTTATAATGCAAgatataagtcatcttttgtttttaagaaaatttcaagaaaaaggtggAAAAATCTAGGATAATgaagagaggggcatgtgcccctcacatgaccatgagaattatatatatatatatatatatatatatgagggagttcatcttttaattgaagagtgggagaaagaaagtaaacaaaagaagaaggagaaaaataaagggaCCATGTTTCGGCCACCATGGAAAAAAATGgaagccatggaaattgatcgccaaaattattttcttcttgcatttcaagtaattggaaggttctctacaACATGGGAGAAattttggaacaagaaaatcattcatttgcataatctcataactctagccaagtgggAACTTgaaggagaaaaggtaagaatcaatcttccctcatatgttatagatgattcatgcatgttgtggtaggtgaaaatgaatgaaattcatggaaatatgaaagttgtgaATGTGGCCGAGTGTGCAtgggttggccgtgtgtgtgtgtgatgttatatagaaagaatggattaaactttatgtagtatattggttgttgctgtaatgtataaaaatggatgaaaatgcatgaaaataagcatgtggattgttgtggccgaatgatgGGTGaattggtaagttatggtaaattgattctatttaatattttagttgttgtattgtgaatttcatgatgaaaaacgAAGGTCTAATGgttggaaatgaaatggaaattgGTTATGGGTTATTGGAGAAGTTAATGTAATGTTAGTATGGTTCCTTGTATTTacatgaataatattgttaatgtgtgatggttatatttcatgagtatggaaggaaggaaatgttgttggattatgaaaAAAGAGCTACTAGTGTTGGAATGTACGTTGAATGGATTGTTGATGCTGTTGGCacaattgttggtattgttgttaatagtttggccgggttgaattcccgggattgttgttgatcgaACTTGGCCAAGATAGATTCTtggggacggtgtatttacaggggaaatgctgccaaaatttcggcagataaagtgttgctttaaagaatcaactcctaaatgccctaattaatgtttgggtaaatgtgaccaatttgtagattttggcggaattggaacttgaatttggaggagcgtaagaagcggaaaaaggtatgtaaggtttcaccttccttctttggcatgtcttagacatagtaggcttgaatacgcgcctcggggatgattccattcctagaaatatccgaacttgaaattttccctttttcattcaatagaattgaattaagtttggtgtgttttgttgaaataattgtttaaacatctctaaCTTGCCCAAATGAAACCGAGTGACCCTTAGACTTTCATAAGTGACTCCATGAAGCTtaacgtacgtaaattgtgtacgccacctcagctgactcgaggtgggcccactattcccgaattctctcttattgttccgtttggtttattttcgtactataactaaaggaaacttttggttatcattccgactactaaaaaaatagttgttttaactagtccatcgattccaaggcttgattttcttcctaaaagttcataaatgtttttcaaaatattcattcttctccaaatccaagttttacaatcttttttgaaagtttttatgactaaaacaacgactatgattctatgatgacaatgatgatgtcagatatgaggaaatgtctatgacacggcatgacatgacatgatatgatacgatatgatatgttctacgttctaTTAATGTTgtccttcgttgatagtctcatcttagaataattgttctctcaaggtgagacaaagcgaccataattactccataatgcgatcggaggtccgacctttcgtcactccgatggatacatgaatttctttgggctctcatgcatgttaTACCTGTATACGTACATGGGGGGGGGGGAcgggatacatgggggaatgggaagggaaacatgtttcattgccactcggtcaccggcttatcatcccgacgtgggatttatgggcggccggagtatttcggcgcaatgtgggcgagccgacttgttcggcgccatgataccatatgaccgatatgatatgatatgatacgatacatgcatggcatccgccctattTTCTAtgtgggcactcatatgcacaaagtTACGTTACTTTctgttatcctatgatatgttctatgtctCTATGCgattattgttcatatgtacaggttattcctttacctcacgatatgatatcctgttattattcatgcttatatctcttactatgttgctattcctgccttacatactcagtacatagctcgtactgacccctcttcttcggggctgcgtttcatgccgcgcaggtacacccagatgatgctaagctagcatagaagatgtttcagcgaAGTGGCGAGCTCCGTTTGTCTGGAGTGTAGCCCagtcagcgtgctatgccatgatgtcttgttcgaagttagagactttgcagacagagtcgtgggtattggggtCGATCTTGTCGGTGGCTCCGCGGTCCGATGCGTCCTTATATTTTGTGTTACAGATTTCACATAGACAGATTCTTTTTAATAGCCTTACTATGTTTTTCACTTCTTATTAATGTAGAAGTTGAAAGAGGTTACGTATGTAATataagtcagcgggttcgctcggcttcgtacatggggtcgggtgcccatcacaccctagtaaagtcggggtgtgacactcaTCTTGAAAATCTCTCTAGAtatgggaagtgaagatagtaccccgatcaaatatgatggaaataggaaaCCTATGCAATCTGATAATATCATTAacgtacaacttggctaact
It contains:
- the LOC132043068 gene encoding uncharacterized protein LOC132043068, with product MLRVCAIDFSGYWDQFLLLAEIAYNNSYNSSIDMAPFVALYDRRCRSPVLLKISPMKSVIRLGKRGKLSPRYIGPFEIIDRVGNVTYELALPPGLAGVNQAFYISMLKKHHADGTYICHCDSILLDENLTYEEVPIVILDRQVQKLRSKEIPSLKVKWKHRPIEEATWETEFDMHSRYP